Proteins from a genomic interval of Aspergillus flavus chromosome 7, complete sequence:
- a CDS encoding R3H-associated N-terminal domain-containing protein, giving the protein MAIHPTLSPQSNAQGTLSPQQARAISAWSEQAAAHLGNLTISDSVPAADQHRAGPESPSTRGALRGTTVTLSIPLDDPVPSTGNTSAPRVKLLGQPSAQTQQVPSVSFRRREPLRRDSLKRREALLKGKDGSRRRQRWENDRLLNNPWAEPPSSRDWAVEPTYTRHDPMPYYLAPLWDVHYKHIDHTSSRQTAKGTKGEKHRVPKDLRLKLKHARAARGMLQDIEEDIRQFIQRWGEKQLLLERDGLADAPGSSDEDSEDEVVFVGRNGQMHDSPERKKKLQQMREAMHANRERDGEKLVFESLVDDRASGFGRWLVHSIASYYGLHTWSVTVGEPARREAYVGFYPPAPGSRAGLVTTQPTCRQEAMIQPGDALPQPLWTQV; this is encoded by the exons ATGGCCATCCACCCGACGTTGAGTCCTCAATCGAATGCCCAGGGAACTTTGTCCCCGCAGCAAGCCCGGGCGATATCGGCTTGGTCAGAACAGGCGGCTGCGCATCTGGGAAATCTGACCATCTCGGATTCCGTTCCTGCGGCCGACCAGCATCGTGCTGGTCCGGAGTCCCCTTCCACACGCGGTGCCTTGCGAGGGACCACGGTTACACTATCAATTCCACTGGATGACCCGGTCCCCAGCACGGGGAATACATCTGCTCCGAGGGTCAAACTCCTGGGTCAGCCTTCTGCCCAGACACAGCAGGTCCCTTCGGTCAGTTTCCGGCGCCGAGAACCACTCCGTCGTGATAGTTTGAAGAGGCGCGAGGCGCTGTTGAAGGGCAAGGATGGAAGTCGTCGCAGGCAACGCTGGGAGAACG ATCGCCTCCTGAACAACCCTTGGGCCGAACCTCCATCTTCCAGGGACTGGGCCGTTGAGCCAACGTACACTCGACACGACCCGATGCCTTACTACCTCGCTCCTCTCTGGGACGTCCATTACAAACACATCGATCACACCTCGTCAAGGCAGACCGCAAAGGGCACGAAGGGTGAGAAGCATCGTGTTCCGAAGGACCTCCGCCTCAAGCTGAAGCATGCGCGTGCTGCACGGGGTATGCTTCAGGATATCGAGGAGGATATCCGACAGTTCATCCAGAGATGGGGCGAAAAACAACTCTTGCTCGAGAGGGATGGCCTAGCAGACGCCCCAGGATCGTCTGACGAGGACTCCGAGGACGAAGTTGTGTTTGTGGGTAGAAATGGACAAATGCACGACTCTCCCGAACGCAAGAAAAAGCTGCAACAGATGCGGGAAGCAATGCATGCCAACAGAGAACGGGATGGGGAGAAGTTGGTCTTTGAGAGCCTAGTAGATGATCGGGCCTCTGGGTTTGG TCGCTGGCTCGTCCACTCCATTGCCTCATACTATGGCTTACATACTTGGTCCGTCACTGTGGGGGAACCCGCCCGCCGCGAGGCATACGTTGGATTCTATCCTCCGGCTCCGGGAAGTCGCGCTGGGCTTGTAACCACCCAGCCTACCTGCCGTCAGGAGGCGATGATTCAACCGGGCGATGCTCTCCCGCAGCCTCTGTGGACGCAGGTATGA